Within the Solwaraspora sp. WMMA2056 genome, the region CGGCCCTGGAGGAGCTGGTCGAGGCGGGTCTCCTCCTGACCCTCGGCGACCGGTACCAGTTCCACGACCTGGTCCGGCTCTACGCCAAGGAACGCCTCGACGCCGAGGAACCGCAGACCCGCCGGACGGCGGCGCACGAACGGATGATCGGCTGGCTGCTGCTGCGTACCCGGCAGGCCGGGGTGATGTTCGAACCGGACGCCGGTCGGGCCGACTCCCCGTTCGACGCGGGGCGGCCCGATTCCCCGTTCGATGCCGGTCGGGCCGATTCCCCGTTCGACGACGATCGGGCGGCGGCGTACTGGCTGAACCGGGAGTCCGGCAACTGGCTGGCGGCGCTGCGCTACGCCGCCCGGTGTGGCCGACACGCCGACGTGGTCGCGGTCGCCAGGGCGTTGCACTGGTACTCCGACGCCAACAGTCACCGGCACCCCTGGGAAGAGATCTTCGCGCTGGCGGTCGCCGCGGCCCGAGCCGTCGGCAGCCCTCGCGACGAGGCCGTACTGCTGAACTTCCTGGGTTGGGCCCAGTACTTCTGCCAGGACCGCAACCTCGACGGGCTGGCCACCCTGGACCGGGCGCTGGACCTGGCCCGGCGGATCGGGGACCGCCGGGAGCAGGCGTGGGCACTGACCTACACCGCCGCGGTCCTGGTCCGCACCGGCCGCGCCGAGTCGGCAGTCGACCACAGCCGCCGGGCGGTCGGGCTGTTTCGCGAGATCGGGTACGCCCTCGGCGAGCAGAGCGCGGCGAGTGCGCAGGCGGGGTCGCTGGCCGCGCTCGGCCGGTTCGCCGAAGCGGCCGAGTTGCACCGCGAGGTGCTGGCGTTCCACGGCCGGGGCACCGGGCTCAGCCGGACCGGCGCGGCGGTGGCCCGGGCCGGCGCGATGATGAGTCTCGGGGCGGATCTGGCCGGGATGGGCCGGCTGCGGGAGGCCGCCGACGAGTACGCCCGCGCCCGGCGGGTGTTCAACCGGTGCGGCGCGACGTTCAGCGAGGCCAGCGCCGTCCACCGGTACGGGCTCGTGCTCGCGGCGTTGGGTGAGGCAGACGCGGCGGCCGAGGCGCTGCGCGCAGCGCTGGCCCTCTACGCGGCACTGTCCTGCCCGTGGTGGGAGGCACAGACGCTGGACGCGCTCGCGGCGCTGGCCGGCGCGGCCTCGGACCGGGCCGCCGCCCGCCTGCTGCGCCAGCGGGCGCTCGACCGCTGTGGCGAACTGGACGCCCCGCAGGTGCGGGCCCTGCGCGCCACGCTGCGACTCGAACTGGCCGAGCCCTGATCTGCGGACGCGCACCGGGCCCCGCCGGTGATGCGGCAGGGCCCGGCGCCAGTGGGCAGGGTCAGTTGCAGGTAGTGCCGTTGAGAGTGAAGGGTGTCGGGGTGGCGGGGGAGCCGTCAGCGGTGTAGCCGAAGTTGACGGCACCGCCGGTCGGGATGGCGGCGTTGTGGCTCTCGTTGGTGACGGTCACCGCCGATCCGGTCTGCTGGAAGACGCCGTTCCAGTGACCCTGCAGGAGCTGCCCGCCGGGGAATGTCCAGCCCACCGACCAGCCGTTGACGGCCGGGCCGTCGTTGTAGACGGTGACGCTGGCGGTGTAGCCGGTGCCCCACGAGTCGGTGACGACGAAGGAGACCCGGCAGCTGCTGGCGATCGCCGTCGCCGGCACCAGGTTGCCGTAGTCGTCGCGGGCGGTGGCGAAGTCCTGGAACCCGAAGCCCGGTCCGGCCGACCGGGTGGTGGTGCCGGCGGCGAGCACGGTGCCGTCGGGGTTGACGAAGTAGACCGGGCCGCCGCTGTCGCCGCCCCGGGCGGAGTCGTGGCCGTCGAGCTGGGTGGCTTCGACGAGGTCCTCGATGTCGGTGTAGTGGTAGTCGACCCGCAGGTTGCAGATGGGTCCGCCGAGCACTCCCGCCGAGGTGTACCCGGACTGGCACAGCAGCTGACCGGGGAAGACCTCGGTCCAGCCGACCACTTCGGCGCGGACCTCGTCGTGCTGACCGCCGACGTAGATGTGGTCGCCGGGTGCCGACGTCGAGATGATCATCGTGTCGTGGTCGTCGTTGCTGTCGACCGCGTAGCCGATCAGCGTGCCGGTGCCGGTGGTGGTGTCCCAGCCGGTGTGCCAGACCGAGCCGATCGACCCGCAGTGCTCGGCGGTCAGGATGTAGCCGGCGGTGGTGTCCGCGTCACGTACGCCGAAGCCGGCGGTGCACCAGGGCCCGGCGGGCCCGATGCCGGCCCCGCCGTCGAACGGTGCGTCGTCGTCGGTCCGCGACCGTTCGACCATCTGGTCGCGTTCGACGAAGGTGGTACGGACACCGGTCTCCGGCAGGGTCGGCAGCTCGGTGCTCGAGCTGTAGTCGACGCCGATCTCGATGCCGGTGCCATCGGTACGCAGCCGGACCGAGTGGCTGGCGTCGGTCGGGTCGGCCTCCACTACCGGGGCGATCCGGGCGGCTGCCGTACGCAGTTCGGCGCGGGAGTAGGTGGCGTCGGCCACCTCGACCGGCGCGGTGCGGCGGGCGGCGGCGACGGCCGCGGCGATGTCGGCGGGCGGCTCTCCCTTCCACCACAGGGTGACCTGGTCGTCGACCAGGCCGATGCCGGCGTAGCCACGGCCCGGCGCACGGTCGACCGCGGTGCGGATCACGTTGGCCGCGTCGACCAGCGGAGCCTGGGCGACCATCCGGTCCAGGGTCGGTGCCGGGATGAGGTCGAGGATGGACTCGGTGGTCCCGGCCGGCTCCGGCTGGTGGGCCTCGGCGCTGGCGGAGGTGGGACCGGTGAGCGCGGTCGTGCCGACCATCGCTGCGACGACCACCGCAAGGGTGGTCACTGTTCGAACTGATGCCATGACGATCAGTCAAGCGACGTCTGATGTGGGGAGACAGGCAGGACGCCCGGCAGGAGTCATCCTGCCGGGCGTCCTGCCGGTAGTTACGTACCGGCACATGGCCGGGCCGAGGTCGGCTCACCACCACTGGCGTACGGTCACGGTCGCGGCTCCGCCGTTGTCACTGAGGTTGTTGTCGTTGATCGTGACCTGGAACCTGCCGCCTACCTGCCCGGCTGTTTCGTAGAGCAGGCACGGCGAGGTCGACGGGGTGCCGGTGTCCCGGGTGCCGACGATCGGGAACCAGCTGCCGGCCTCGTACCATCCGCGTCCGCTGACGAAGGTCGCGCCGGCCGTCACCGAGCCGATGAGCGAGTAGGGAGGCTCACCGGGCGCCGGGTAGCCGGGTACGGCGTGCTGCCAGGAGTACCCGTGCACCGGCTTGACGTTGCCCCAGAAGTCGGTCCTGATCTCCCCGGTCGCGTCGACGCGCAGGGCGTCGCCGTCCTCCAGGCCATGCTCCGCCAACCAGGGGTTCACCAGGTTGCCGGCGGCGGACCAGGGGTCGGACGTGTGGTTCGGCGTGGTCATGGGCGGCTGGCATCTCCGCAGGGTCGACGACTCCGGGGGCAGCAGGTAGCCGGTTTCGCGGCGGTACAGGCCCCAACCGGCTGCGGGCGAGCTGTAACCCGTGACGCGGTTCCAGGTCGCCAGGGCGGCGTTGTCCTCGGTCGCGGGGTTCCAGTAGCTGTAGAAGGCCATCCCGCCGCCGACTGGTAGCGCGATCGGCACGTACCCCTCGATCCGGAACAGCGTGTACTCGTGGCCGGATGTCTTGCGGTCGCCGACGTTGCCGGCCCAGTTGGGGTCGGTGGTGAGGAAGTTGTCCGCGCGGTCGGGGCTCCACCAGTGGTAGAGCGGGGTGGTGCCGGCCGGCCGGGGGTTGTCGGGGTTGAAGACGTGCCCTTGGATGCCGACGCTGTGGTAGAGCGGGTCGGGCGCGCAGCCGGCGAGGCGGAAGTACTTGCAGGTCCACGCCGACTGGCTGGTGGTGAAGTAGTCGCCCCGGGCGGGGCTGAAGAAGGTGACGAGCGGGACCAGGGTGGGGCCGCCGGCGGTGGCCGGCGGTGCCGCGAGGGTCACCGCACCCGCCGTCGCGATCACTCCGGTGACGATCCCGGCGGCCAGCAGGCTCCGGATTCGGGCTAACGCAGTGGTGAACATCGATCATCCTCGTGGGGCTGAAGGTGGCGAAACCAGGCACAGTCCAGCACCGGATCCCGGAGGTTGGCGTGAGTAGCGCGCCGCTCAAATCCGTGCGGCGGCTACTCACCCGGCGGTCGGCCGGGGATGTCCGCTGCCGGCCCACCCCCTTTCTTGTACGCTTGTACATGTACGTGTGTACAAGAACAGGAGACGATCATGGCGTACGTGTTCCTCGCTGCCGCGATCACCGCTGAGGTGATCGGGACGAGTCTGCTCAAGTCGACCCACGGGTTCACCCGGCTGTGGCCGACGCTCACCCTGGTCGCGGCGTACGTCGCCGCGTTCGCCTGCCTCGCCCAGGCGGTGAAGACGATCCCGGTCGGTGTTGCGTACGCGCTGTGGGCCGGGCTCGGCACGGCGGCCATCGCCGCGATCGGCGCGACGTTCCTGGGTGAGCCGTTGACCCTGGCGAAGGTGACCGGGATCGGGCTGGTCATCGCCGGTGTGGTGGTGCTCAACCTGGGCGGTGCCCATTGACCGCCGACCCGGGTGGCGCGGCCAGCCGCCGTCCGGCGCGGCCCCGGGATCCGGAGGGTCGCCGCCGGGCGCTGGCCGCCGCAACCCTGGAGGTGGTCGCCGAGGTCGGCATCGGGCGGACCACGCACCGGGCGGTCGCCGCCCGCGCCGGTGTCCCGCTCGGGGCGACCACCTACTACTTTCCGACCCTGGCCGATCTGATCGTGGCCGGGCTGCGGCAGGCGCAGACGGACGTCGAGGCCGAGTTGAGCCGCTGGGCCGATCAGCTCGGCGACGGCACCGAGCTGCCGGCCCGGCTCACCGGGCTGATCGGGGAGTACCTGGCCGACCGGGGCCGGGCACTGACCGAGCTGGAGCTGTACCTGGCCGCAGCCCGCAGCCCCGAGCTGCGGCCACTGGCCCGCGCCTGGCGGGACCGTCTCTGCGAGATCCTGACACCGCTGACCGGCGACCGCGCGGCGTACGCGGTCGCCGTCTTCGTCGACGGTGTCCTGCTACAACACTTCGCCATCGGTGAGCCGCTGGACACCGCCGCCGTCGAGTCGTCGATCGCCGCCCTGGTCAGGATGGATCAGCCGGCTGCTGCTCGTGGTCGTCGGGCTGCTGCTGGTCGGCCGGCTGCCCGTCGGGGGTGACGGCGGCCGGCCCGTCCGGAGTGACAGCGGCCGGCTGGTCGTCCGGCTCGGCGGCGATCATCGTGGTGGTGTCGTCGATCAGGTCGGCCAGCCCGGCAGGGCTGAGCCCTTCGTCGGTGACCAGGGCGACGACCAGCAGCGTCTGCGCGGTGATGGTCTCGGCGGTGGCGGGCAGGGTGTCGTGCTGGCCGAGGGCGGCGTACATCAGGGTTTCCGCCACGGTCGGGTCGATGGCGGTGCCGGCCGGGTCGAAGCGCTCCCGGACGCTGGCGACGAAGCGGATCACCGGGGCCGGTTCGTCGGGCCGGAAGCGTCGGTCCACGGTGAGGACGAACAGTCCGCTGAGCAGGTCGAGGTATTCCTGCCACTGGTCGTCGTCGAAGCGGGCGAGTTGGCGTTCGTGTGCGCCGGTCTGCCCGGCGACCAGGTAGGTCAGGGCGGCGGTGGGTGCGCTGGTCACCGGCTCCTCCAGGTGCGAAAGGCGTCTTCCCAGATGTGGTGGCGGACGAGCTGCCAGAAGGTGCGGAACCTGACGTGGTGGCGGCCGGTGGCGACCAGCGACGCGGCGGTACGGGCGGCGACTCCGCGTACCTCGGTCGGTGGCTGCCGCCCGGCGGAGTCGGCGCCGTCGTCGGGTGGATCGCCGTCGGCGGTGGCGGTGGCGGGTGGGGTGCCGGTGAGCGGGCGTCGGGCGGCCAGCCGGCGCAGCCGCTGGTGCGGCGGGTCGTCGCCGTTGGCGAGGGCGTTGAAGTAGCGGTCGAGGGCGCCGGTGCCGACGCCGAGGCTGCCGCCGAGCTGGTCGAGGCGGGCCAGGGCGGTGCGCAGCCGGGCGGCGGCG harbors:
- a CDS encoding helix-turn-helix domain-containing protein, yielding MPTGQVQHDQFGDLLRTLRLERKLTQEELAEAAGSSVRSIREMERGRVRSPQRRTVVLLADALRLAGADRDRFVALARAERQPREGGTVPHEGQAVVVPGELPSAVPDLTGRTEILQRLAALATEVAAGRSDTASVVVLHGPPGIGKTSLAVVAGHRLSGAFAGGQLFVDLQSASPDGPLDPAEALAGLLRSLGVPDSRVPVSPAERGGLFRTLTRDRPLLVILDNAADEAQVRALLPAGRGCLVLVTCRRPLAGLAGAVRQPLDLLDPAAGRALLAAIVGADRIAAEPAAADQLVTLCGQLPLAVRIAGNRLASRPQWSVAWLVDLLRDERRRLTVLTAGDLGVRSAFEVSYRQLDPVIARVFRRASLIPGTDFAPALVAVVAGIDEETASTALEELVEAGLLLTLGDRYQFHDLVRLYAKERLDAEEPQTRRTAAHERMIGWLLLRTRQAGVMFEPDAGRADSPFDAGRPDSPFDAGRADSPFDDDRAAAYWLNRESGNWLAALRYAARCGRHADVVAVARALHWYSDANSHRHPWEEIFALAVAAARAVGSPRDEAVLLNFLGWAQYFCQDRNLDGLATLDRALDLARRIGDRREQAWALTYTAAVLVRTGRAESAVDHSRRAVGLFREIGYALGEQSAASAQAGSLAALGRFAEAAELHREVLAFHGRGTGLSRTGAAVARAGAMMSLGADLAGMGRLREAADEYARARRVFNRCGATFSEASAVHRYGLVLAALGEADAAAEALRAALALYAALSCPWWEAQTLDALAALAGAASDRAAARLLRQRALDRCGELDAPQVRALRATLRLELAEP
- a CDS encoding cellulose binding domain-containing protein, with protein sequence MTTLAVVVAAMVGTTALTGPTSASAEAHQPEPAGTTESILDLIPAPTLDRMVAQAPLVDAANVIRTAVDRAPGRGYAGIGLVDDQVTLWWKGEPPADIAAAVAAARRTAPVEVADATYSRAELRTAAARIAPVVEADPTDASHSVRLRTDGTGIEIGVDYSSSTELPTLPETGVRTTFVERDQMVERSRTDDDAPFDGGAGIGPAGPWCTAGFGVRDADTTAGYILTAEHCGSIGSVWHTGWDTTTGTGTLIGYAVDSNDDHDTMIISTSAPGDHIYVGGQHDEVRAEVVGWTEVFPGQLLCQSGYTSAGVLGGPICNLRVDYHYTDIEDLVEATQLDGHDSARGGDSGGPVYFVNPDGTVLAAGTTTRSAGPGFGFQDFATARDDYGNLVPATAIASSCRVSFVVTDSWGTGYTASVTVYNDGPAVNGWSVGWTFPGGQLLQGHWNGVFQQTGSAVTVTNESHNAAIPTGGAVNFGYTADGSPATPTPFTLNGTTCN
- a CDS encoding multidrug efflux SMR transporter → MMAYVFLAAAITAEVIGTSLLKSTHGFTRLWPTLTLVAAYVAAFACLAQAVKTIPVGVAYALWAGLGTAAIAAIGATFLGEPLTLAKVTGIGLVIAGVVVLNLGGAH
- a CDS encoding TetR family transcriptional regulator produces the protein MTADPGGAASRRPARPRDPEGRRRALAAATLEVVAEVGIGRTTHRAVAARAGVPLGATTYYFPTLADLIVAGLRQAQTDVEAELSRWADQLGDGTELPARLTGLIGEYLADRGRALTELELYLAAARSPELRPLARAWRDRLCEILTPLTGDRAAYAVAVFVDGVLLQHFAIGEPLDTAAVESSIAALVRMDQPAAARGRRAAAGRPAARRG